A genomic stretch from Candidatus Methanomassiliicoccus intestinalis Issoire-Mx1 includes:
- the map gene encoding type II methionyl aminopeptidase, which produces MNDDVVECILKAGKIAGEARSLGASMVDENVRLLDVAEEVEAYMIRKGAKPAFPTNLSINNQAAHYTPHSNDTLKFHKGDLVKVDVGAHVNGYIGDTAQTVEVGTKTHSALIEASAEALDMALNTVTDNISVGAIGAVIEKAIETNGFVPVTNLTGHSMKQYNLHAGLSVPNYDNGDKTKVMSGMLVAIEPFATDGEGEIANGKPGNIYRVLRDRPAKDKGADELLEKIKNNFGTLPFCERWCSDIDPNAQDNLKTLLRRGIVYSYAILNEVKDGLVSQKEHTVYIDGSKTIVTTR; this is translated from the coding sequence ATGAATGATGATGTTGTTGAATGCATATTAAAAGCAGGTAAAATTGCTGGGGAAGCTAGATCTCTCGGAGCTTCCATGGTAGATGAGAACGTCCGCCTTCTAGATGTAGCGGAAGAAGTTGAAGCATATATGATACGCAAAGGTGCTAAACCAGCATTCCCTACAAACCTCAGTATCAATAATCAAGCAGCTCATTATACACCGCACTCGAATGATACTTTGAAATTTCATAAAGGAGACCTCGTTAAAGTCGATGTGGGAGCGCATGTTAATGGATATATTGGAGACACTGCTCAAACAGTAGAAGTAGGAACAAAAACACATTCAGCACTCATCGAAGCTTCCGCAGAAGCCCTAGATATGGCACTAAACACAGTAACTGACAATATATCAGTAGGAGCTATAGGAGCGGTAATTGAAAAAGCAATTGAAACCAATGGTTTTGTACCAGTCACAAACTTAACAGGACACAGCATGAAGCAGTACAATCTACATGCTGGACTTTCAGTACCAAACTATGACAACGGAGACAAAACAAAGGTTATGAGCGGGATGCTGGTAGCCATTGAACCGTTTGCCACTGATGGAGAAGGAGAAATAGCCAATGGAAAGCCTGGCAACATTTACCGTGTTTTAAGAGACCGCCCTGCAAAGGATAAGGGAGCAGATGAACTGCTTGAAAAGATTAAGAATAATTTTGGAACACTGCCATTCTGTGAAAGATGGTGTTCGGATATAGATCCAAATGCTCAGGACAACCTCAAAACACTGTTGCGCCGCGGCATCGTATACTCATATGCAATATTAAATGAAGTTAAAGACGGCCTTGTATCTCAAAAAGAGCATACGGTATACATAGACGGCTCTAAAACAATAGTTACTACACGTTAA
- a CDS encoding DUF3795 domain-containing protein, whose amino-acid sequence MYESRCGVLCNSCERKESVHCKGCIDMKTPFWGGECKVKSCCESRSFNHCGECNVFPCDTLCNMGKDQGYDPAIKIDQCKKWKSE is encoded by the coding sequence ATGTATGAATCGCGGTGCGGTGTGCTCTGTAATTCTTGTGAACGTAAAGAAAGTGTGCATTGTAAAGGCTGCATAGACATGAAAACGCCATTTTGGGGCGGAGAATGTAAAGTAAAAAGCTGTTGTGAATCAAGAAGTTTCAATCATTGCGGAGAATGTAATGTTTTTCCATGTGATACTCTCTGCAATATGGGTAAGGATCAGGGGTATGATCCAGCTATTAAGATAGATCAATGTAAAAAATGGAAAAGTGAGTAA
- a CDS encoding class I SAM-dependent methyltransferase, whose translation MNQKEYWDKSTCKTFTAMLHLDELSLYLKNDDSILDVGCGYGRTLYELYSNGYKNLKGVDFSSKMIEKGKQLYPFLDLTVKHDKTLEFDDCSYDAVILSAVLTCIADDNEQKYLLDDIFRILKPDGIIYVTDFLINYDRRNLIRYDLYASKYDKYGVFETPDGAVLRHHDIVWIKELLSSFKMLTLKNVVYDTMNGHTSNAFYFIGKK comes from the coding sequence ATGAATCAAAAGGAGTACTGGGACAAGTCTACATGCAAAACATTCACTGCTATGTTGCATCTTGATGAATTATCATTATATCTGAAAAATGATGACAGCATTTTGGATGTAGGATGTGGTTATGGAAGGACTCTGTATGAATTATATTCAAATGGTTATAAAAATTTAAAAGGTGTTGATTTTTCTTCAAAAATGATTGAAAAAGGTAAGCAACTTTATCCATTTCTAGATCTGACTGTTAAACACGATAAAACACTTGAGTTTGATGACTGCAGTTATGATGCAGTTATCTTATCTGCAGTTTTGACATGCATTGCAGATGATAATGAACAAAAATACCTCTTGGATGATATATTTCGTATCCTCAAACCAGATGGGATTATTTACGTAACTGATTTTTTAATTAATTATGATAGAAGAAACTTAATCAGATATGATCTATATGCATCAAAATATGATAAATATGGAGTTTTTGAAACTCCTGATGGAGCTGTTCTGAGACATCACGACATAGTTTGGATCAAGGAATTATTAAGTTCGTTCAAAATGTTAACTCTAAAGAATGTAGTATATGATACGATGAATGGCCATACTTCCAATGCCTTTTACTTCATCGGTAAAAAATGA